The Impatiens glandulifera chromosome 3, dImpGla2.1, whole genome shotgun sequence genome contains a region encoding:
- the LOC124930637 gene encoding uncharacterized protein LOC124930637 — protein MPCFNIDVTSQAWSVNSFTEVEKLGVESHVYSRLPFREDVTVIMYTSGSTCLPKGVMITYENIIATTTAVMTLIPNLGENYVYLAYLPLAHVEVKGGFAKKCFQIAYSRRLAVANGKWFGARGLERDMLDIIVFKKIRSFLEREIRFMLCDRAPLSVETQRFINICIGIMRRGTRTNAATSSDEPAREDVLIGLVEALRDQNRLQGEQMREMFQANMNHNNNQGSNNNTEGGQQPIYKQFMSFKPAEFKGSTDPMVAEEWIQSLETIFEFMQINNGDRVRCATFMFRDDARIWWQGAKSAVDLANISWEDFKDTFYGKYFTLSTRNKLAREFLEIRQGDSSVADYVKKFERGRYFAPMILGSAAMELNHFMEGLNATIRRDVRLSGATTMRETIEKALMAEKDSADIVRESQAKRSNYAGRDSQGPNFKRAVQQPFNQYAPQQQSRNAHQGQNYQGPQQQQNQQRRIQPAKPAVAAKAPATSKPTCSQCGRSHQGECLYGTNFCFNCKKPGHLSRDCPQKKAIVPGRVFAMNQEEADPDSTIITGNLLIAHTLAHTLIDTGATHSFVSANFVQRSGLRPDETKTMYSISLPSGTSLNTNKYVRACKAYIQKHKMLVNLVVVEMAGFDVILGMDWLTRHEAHIDCKKKTVSLTDQDGRTFQFRATPPPSLSFKIQQPLSSGVPIVLATSYAMLGVQLPRLEDIKVVRDFPGVFPEDINGLPPLREVEFGITLKEGTLPISKAPYRLAPTELKEMKDQLEDYLSKGFIRPSVSPWGAPVLLVKKKDGSQRLCIDYRELNKVTIQNKYPLPRIDDLFDQLKGASVFSKIDLRSGYHQIRVKEEDVKKTAFRTRYGHYEFLVMPFGLTNAPAVFMELMNRVFHPYLDQFVVVFIDDILIYSRTEEDHARHLALVLQVLMKNQLFAKLSKCEFWLSQIAILGHIISSRGIEVDPAKVEALKGWAAPTSVTEVRSFLGLAGYYRRFIKGFSKIALPLTTLTRKDHKFVWTEECAESFETLKNSLISAPVLTIPDEVGNFIVFTDASKHGLGAVLMQNGNVVAYASRQLKTHEKNYPTHDLELAAVVFSLKIWRHYLYGEKCQIFTDHQSLKYLFNQKEINMRQRRWLELVKDYDCEIIYQPGKANVVADALSRKSSTLNQITSQPNLVLEFERLNLAVIEPKKECILATLAIVPDLIDKIRLGQAQDPQLTLWRQRDEKKGTSLYTTKNNLVYHKDRLWVPSVDSLRQEVLAEAHYTPYSINPGSTKMFKDLQMLYWWPGMKRDIMKYVSECLTCQQVKIEHQKPAGLLCPLPIPVSKWDDISMDFVVGLPVTLRKMNAIWVIVDRLTKSAHFLPVKTTFTMTQYAELYLQEIVRLHGVPARIVSDRDPRFTSHFWESLHKGLGTKLAFSTAFHPQTDGQSERVIQILEDLLRACLIDYGGNWEPRLPLIEFAYNNSFQTSIGMAPFEALYGKKCRTPLHWDEVGERVVIGPELVANTVALVSKIRERLLTAQSRQKSYADKKRRDLKFERGDHVFLKVSPCKGIIRLGKKGKLNPRYIGPFEILEEVGDVAYRLALPPSLDTVHNVFHVSNLRKYVPNPTHVIHHEEVQWAPDLAYEEVPTQILATQIRKLRNKEIKMVKVLWSNHSSDEATWEVEQDMQRDYPQLFGTFNFEQVPTFLSICLFKSESTFCFRINDSLQMRYIDNKKCVSKGSLSNCIVRPSFIVYLKPASISMAIIYHSFLPCSFKAPIGQGYDLTETCAGGAFTEWDDNSVGRVGPPLPCCYRKVKKA, from the exons ATGCCTTGTTTCAATATTGATGTAACAAG CCAGGCTTGGAGTGTTAATTCATTCACTGAAGTTGAGAAGCTTGGGGTAGAAAGTCATGTTTATTCTAGACTACCTTTCAGGGAAGATGTTACGGTTATCATGTATACCAGTGGTAGTACATGTCTACCAAAG GGAGTCATGATAACTTATGAAAACATTATAGCTACTACAACTGCAGTTATGACATTGATTCCAAACTTGGGAGAAAATTATGTTTACTTGGCCTATTTGCCTCTGGCTCAC GTTGAGGTGAAAGGTGGTTTTGCAAAGAAATGTTTTCAGATTGCATATAGCAGACGACTAGCAGTTGCAAACGGAAAATGGTTTGGAGCCCGTGGACTAGAGAGAGATATGTTGGATATCATTGTTTTCAAAAAGATACGAAGCTTTCTTGAAAGAGAGATCAGATTCATGTTATGTGACAGAGCACCTTTATCTGTTGAGACACAGAGATTTATTAACATCTGCATCGG AATCATGAGAAGGGGGACTAGGACGAATGCTGCTACTTCTTCGGATGAACCAGCCAGGGAGGACGTTTTAATAGGGCTAGTAGAGGCGCTGAGGGACCAGAACAGACTTCAAGGTGAACAGATGCGCGAAATGTTCCAGGCCAATATGAACCATAACAACAACCAAGGTAGCAACAACAATACTGAAGGAGGGCAGCAGCCGATTTACAAGCAATTCATGAGCTTCAAACCGGCTGAGTTCAAGGGAAGCACTGATCCTATGGTTGCTGAGGAATGGATCCAGTCCTTAGAGACGATCTTCGAATTCATGCAGATTAATAATGGGGACAGGGTGCGATGCGCAACATTTATGTTTAGGGACGATGCTCGTATATGGTGGCAGGGAGCAAAGTCTGCTGTAGACCTTGCTAACATATCATGGGAAGACTTCAAGGACACATTTTATGGGAAATACTTCACTCTTAGCACCAGGAACAAGCTGGCCCGTGAGTTTCTGGAAATCAGACAAGGTGACTCGAGTGTGGCtgattatgtgaagaagtttgagAGGGGGCGATATTTTGCTCCCATGATCCTTGGGAGTGCGGCCATGGAGCTCAATCATTTTATGGAGGGGCTTAATGCTACTATTAGGAGGGACGTACGCCTAAGTGGAGCGACCACTATGAGGGAAACGATTGAGAAGGCGCTGATGGCTGAAAAGGATAGTGCTGACATTGTGAGGGAGTCCCAAGCCAAGAGGAGCAACTATGCTGGAAGAGATTCGCAAGGACCCAACTTCAAAAGGGCTGTCCAACAACCTTTTAATCAATATGCACCCCAACAGCAGTCAAGGAATGCACATCAGGGTCAAAACTATCAAGGGCCACAACAGCAGCAAAATCAGCAAAGGAGGATTCAGCCTGCTAAGCCAGCAGTGGCGGCCAAAGCTCCAGCTACGTCTAAACCAACCTGTTCTCAATGTGGCCGGTCGCACCAAGGTGAATGTCTGTATGGGACCAACTTCTGTTTCAACTGCAAGAAGCCAGGACATCTTTCACGCGACTGTCCGCAGAAGAAGGCCATTGTTCCAGGCAGAGTGTTTGCAATGAACCAGGAAGAAGCGGACCCGGATTCCACCATCATTACGGGTAATCTTCTAATTGCCCATACCTTAGCTCATACTTTAATTGATACTGGTGCAACACACTCTTTTGTTTCTGCCAACTTTGTTCAAAGATCTGGTTTGAGACCTGATGAAACTAAAACCATGTATAGTATTTCTCTACCATCAGGAACAAGTTTGAACACTAATAAGTATGTTAGGGCCTGTAAGGCATATATCCAAAAGCACAAGATGCTAGTAAATCTTGTGGTAGTAGAAATGGCTGGTTTTGATGTCATTTTAGGAATGGACTGGCTAACTCGGCATGAGGCTCACATTGACTGTAAGAAAAAGACAGTATCTTTAACTGATCAAGATGGGAGAACATTCCAGTTCAGAGCAACACCTCCACCCAGTCTTTCCTTTAAAATTCAACAGCCACTTTCATCAGGGGTTCCAATAGTGTTGGCTACTTCTTATGCTATGCTAGGAGTTCAACTACCTAGACTTGAGGACATCAAAGTTGTAAGAGACTTTCCTGGTGTGTTTCCTGAAGATATCAATGGTCTACCACCACTAAGAGAAGTGGAGTTTGGCATCACGTTGAAGGAGGGGACACTTCCAATTTCTAAGGCACCTTATAGGTTAGCACCTACTGAGTTGAAGGAGATGAAAGATCAACTAGAAGACTATTTGAGCAAGGGTTTTATCCGCCCAAGTGTGTCTCCGTGGGGGGCACCAGTGCTACTTGTGAAGAAGAAGGATGGATCCCAACGTCTTTGTATTGATTATCGTGAATTAAACAAGGTAACAATCCAGAATAAATATCCCTTGCCCAGAATCGATGATCTGTTTGACCAATTAAAAGGTGCATCAGTCTTCTCCAAGATAGATCTCAGATCAGGCTACCATCAAATACGAGTCAAGGAGGAGGACGTGAAGAAGACAGCATTTCGAACTCGTTATGGGCACTACGAGTTTCTGGTTATGCCTTTTGGCTTGACAAATGCACCAGCGGTTTTTATGGAATTAATGAACAGAGTGTTTCATCCTTATTTAGATCAGTTTGTGGTGGTCTTTATCGACGACATTCTGATCTACTCTCGAACGGAAGAAGATCATGCACGACATTTGGCTTTGGTTTTGCAAGTGTTAATGAAGAATCAACTTTTCGCAAAACTAAGTAAGTGTGAATTTTGGTTGAGTCAAATAGCAATCTTGGGTCATATTATTTCATCTAGGGGCATTGAGGTTGATCCTGCAAAAGTAGAAGCACTTAAGGGTTGGGCTGCACCCACAAGTGTGACTGAAGTGAGGAGTTTTCTGGGTTTAGCCGGCTACTACAGAAGGTTCATCAAGGGATTCTCCAAGATCGCCTTGCCTCTTACCACGTTGACTAGAAAAGATCACAAGTTCGTTTGGACTGAGGAGTGCGCAGAAAGCTTTGAAACattgaaaaacagtttgatatcAGCTCCTGTTCTCACCATTCCAGATGAAGTAGGAAATTTTATTGTGTTCACTGATGCCTCAAAGCATGGTTTGGGGGCTGTGTTGATGCAGAATGGTAATGTTGTCGCTTATGCTTCAAGACAGCTCAAGACCCACGAAAAGAATTATCCCACGCATGACTTGGAATTAGCAGCAGTTGTGTTTTCCTTGAAGATCTGGAGGCATTATCTCTATGGTGAAAAGTGTCAGATCTTCACAGATCATCAAAGCTTAAAGTATCTGTTCAATCAAAAGGAGATCAACATGAGACAAAGGCGCTGGCTAGAGTTGGTTAAAGACTACGATTGCGAGATTATTTATCAACCAGGTAAAGCTAATGTGGTAGCAGATGCGTTGAGCCGAAAGTCAAGCACGCTGAATCAGATCACTTCACAACCAAACTTGGTCCTGGAATTCGAAAGGCTGAACCTGGCTGTGATAGAGCCAAAGAAAGAGTGTATTCTGGCAACTTTGGCTATTGTTCCAGACCTTATTGATAAAATTCGTTTGGGTCAAGCTCAAGATCCACAACTAACTCTTTGGAGACAAAGGGATGAAAAGAAAGGCACCTCTTTGTATACAACTAAGAACAACCTGGTCTATCACAAGGATCGCTTATGGGTACCATCTGTTGACTCATTAAGACAAGAAGTATTAGCCGAGGCACATTACACTCCATACTCTATTAATCCAGGTAGTACCAAGATGTTTAAAGATCTGCAGATGTTATACTGGTGGCCAGGAATGAAGAGGGACATCATGAAATATGTGAGTGAATGCCTAACCTGCCAACAAGTGAAGATTGAGCATCAAAAGCCTGCTGGTTTGCTATGTCCGTTGCCCATACCTGTTTCAAAATGGGATGACATATCTATGGATTTCGTTGTTGGATTACCCGTGACCCTTCGTAAGATGAATGCAATATGGGTCATAGTGGATCGTCTCACCAAGTCAGCTCACTTTCTGCCAGTTAAAACAACTTTCACCATGACCCAATATGCAGAGTTATACCTTCAGGAAATCGTTCGGCTACATGGAGTTCCAGCAAGAATCGTATCAGATCGTGATCCACGTTTCACTTCACATTTTTGGGAAAGTTTGCACAAGGGTTTAGGCACAAAGTTAGCGTTCAGTACTGCCTTTCATCCTCAAACAGACGGTCAATCCGAACGCGTGATCCAGATTCTGGAAGATCTATTGAGGGCTTGTTTAATCGACTATGGAGGAAATTGGGAGCCAAGGCTACCTTTGATCGAGTTTGCGTACAACAACAGTTTTCAGACTTCAATTGGTATGGCACCTTTTGAAGCTTTGTATGGGAAAAAGTGTAGGACTCCGTTGCATTGGGATGAAGTGGGCGAGCGTGTTGTCATTGGGCCAGAATTAGTAGCTAACACCGTGGCCCTTGTGAGTAAGATCAGAGAACGGTTGCTAACAGCTCAAAGCCGTCAGAAAAGCTATGCAGACAAGAAGCGACGCGACCTGAAGTTCGAAAGAGGCGACCATGTTTTCCTCAAGGTTTCTCCATGCAAAGGAATCATTAGACTTGGGAAGAAAGGCAAGTTAAATCCCAGATACATTGGTCCCTTTGAGATCCTTGAAGAAGTCGGTGATGTGGCTTATAGACTAGCACTTCCTCCAAGTTTGGATACAGTTCACAATGTTTTTCATGTATCCAACTTGAGGAAGTATGTTCCCAACCCAACCCATGTTATTCACCATGAAGAAGTTCAATGGGCTCCTGACCTGGCTTATGAAGAGGTCCCAACACAGATCCTTGCTacacaaatcagaaagttaaggaACAAGGAGATCAAAATGGTTAAAGTCCTTTGGAGCAACCACTCAAGTGATGAAGCAACTTGGGAAGTAGAGCAAGACATGCAACGTGACTATCCCCAACTATTCGGTACGTTTAATTTCGAG CAAGTGCCTACATTTTTAAGTATATGTCTTTTTAAGAGTGAATCCACCTTTTGCTTCCGCATAAATGATAGTCTTCAG ATGAGATACATTGACAACAAAAAATGTGTTTCTAAAGGGTCACTATCTAATTGCATTGTTAGACCTTCTTTTATTGTGTATCTAAAACCTGCTAGCATATCCATGGCCATAATATATCACAGTTTCTTGCCATGTTCTTTCAAAGCACCTATTGGCCAAGGCTACGACTTGACGGAGACTTGTGCTGGAGGTGCTTTTACAGAGTGGGATGACAACTCTGTTGGACGTGTTGGACCACCACTTCCTTGTTGTTATAGGAAG GTCAAAAAGGCTTaa